The Bacteroidota bacterium genomic interval GGTTTTTTTTATAGTGCCTCTAAGAAAACTATCTAATTTTGCAGAGTTTTCTTAGAGGCACTAAATAGTCTGACTAATAAATTTTTGCTTTTATTTTTCAAGAATAAATTTCCATGCACAAAACCATTCTTTTGGATGTTTGTCGGGAGGGCATGCAATACATTCTGTTTTTATCCTTGGGTCAATA includes:
- a CDS encoding DUF6125 family protein, translating into IDPRIKTECIACPPDKHPKEWFCAWKFILEK